Proteins encoded within one genomic window of Actinoplanes octamycinicus:
- a CDS encoding S15 peptidase family protein, whose product MRRLAAVLSLLLISLVVGAAPVSAAAPTTGFHWNDITAADGVTLKSNVIEPTTPGAYPGVVLVASWALNDFQYLAQAKQLAEAGYVVLSYTARGFWLSGGTIEVAGPKDVADASSAVDWMIEHTGVDPQRIGIVGMSYGGGISLLAAAHDPRLRAVGSLSGWADLGASMTGGDTRRPQAAWFLQTAARLVGRPSPQMNQILDDYWANRDAEGRERWARERSARYAVDALNRSHPAVLIAHSFGDSIFPANQMLDLYTALDTPKRLELAPGDHATVEISGLAGIPNHVWTSVRRWLDQYLAGVDTGIGDEPGVVLRPHGSSAVEHFPDWPHVTGHRDRLQLGAPHGLIATGDLSPHSQPAWTRQIQAGTDTIAGGGVALLSNGLEGLTGIPPIVALPAVSRRNAGVWLSGAAPAAGWKVRGVPQLHAPLTSSRPLGTVIAYLYDVNALGIGKLFSHAPVTWSGTRTTVDLPLQVTAYDVPPGHRVALVVDTKDPLYLDANAKNSTITFTSGSWLDLPLA is encoded by the coding sequence ATGCGCCGTCTCGCGGCCGTCCTGTCGTTGTTGCTGATCTCACTCGTGGTGGGCGCCGCCCCGGTCTCGGCGGCGGCGCCCACCACCGGCTTCCACTGGAACGACATCACCGCCGCTGACGGCGTGACGCTGAAGTCCAACGTGATCGAACCGACCACCCCGGGTGCCTACCCCGGGGTGGTGCTGGTGGCGAGCTGGGCGCTCAACGACTTCCAATACCTGGCCCAGGCGAAACAGCTGGCCGAGGCGGGCTACGTGGTGCTGTCCTACACGGCCCGCGGCTTCTGGCTCTCCGGCGGCACCATCGAGGTGGCCGGGCCGAAGGACGTCGCGGACGCGTCGAGCGCGGTCGACTGGATGATCGAGCACACCGGCGTCGACCCGCAGCGGATCGGCATCGTCGGGATGTCCTACGGCGGCGGGATCAGCCTGCTCGCCGCCGCGCACGACCCCCGGCTGCGTGCGGTCGGCTCGCTCAGCGGCTGGGCCGACCTGGGCGCCTCGATGACCGGCGGCGACACCCGCCGGCCGCAGGCCGCCTGGTTCCTGCAGACCGCGGCCCGGCTGGTCGGCCGCCCGTCGCCGCAGATGAACCAGATCCTCGACGACTACTGGGCCAACCGGGACGCCGAGGGCCGCGAGCGGTGGGCCCGCGAACGGTCGGCGCGCTACGCGGTCGACGCGCTCAACCGCAGCCACCCGGCGGTGCTGATCGCGCACAGCTTCGGCGACAGCATCTTCCCGGCCAACCAGATGCTCGACCTCTACACCGCGCTGGACACCCCGAAACGCCTCGAACTGGCCCCCGGTGACCACGCCACGGTGGAGATCTCCGGCCTGGCCGGCATCCCGAACCACGTCTGGACCAGTGTCCGCCGCTGGCTCGACCAGTACCTGGCCGGCGTCGACACCGGCATCGGCGACGAGCCCGGCGTGGTGCTGCGCCCGCACGGCTCCTCGGCCGTCGAGCACTTCCCGGACTGGCCGCACGTCACCGGCCACCGCGACCGCCTCCAGCTCGGCGCCCCGCACGGCCTGATCGCCACCGGCGACCTCAGCCCGCATTCGCAGCCCGCGTGGACCCGGCAGATCCAGGCCGGCACCGACACCATCGCCGGTGGCGGCGTGGCTCTGCTGAGCAACGGCCTCGAAGGCCTCACCGGCATCCCGCCGATCGTGGCCCTGCCCGCGGTCTCCCGCCGCAACGCCGGCGTCTGGCTGTCCGGCGCCGCCCCGGCCGCCGGCTGGAAGGTCCGCGGAGTGCCCCAGCTGCACGCGCCCCTGACCTCGTCGCGTCCCCTGGGCACGGTCATCGCTTATCTGTACGACGTGAACGCGCTGGGCATCGGCAAACTCTTCTCGCACGCCCCGGTCACCTGGTCCGGCACCCGGACGACGGTGGACCTGCCCCTGCAGGTCACCGCCTACGACGTCCCGCCCGGCCACCGCGTGGCCTTGGTGGTCGACACGAAGGACCCGCTCTACCTGGACGCCAACGCGAAGAACTCCACCATCACCTTCACCAGCGGCTCCTGGCTGGACCTGCCGCTCGCCTGA
- a CDS encoding GNAT family N-acetyltransferase, with the protein MEIRLLRSEDSTAVSEIIRRCLREINSRDYPEEIIGRMCEYFSPERIMQLAEARQMFVAVDDGTVVGTVSRDGNKVFTMFVQPQGISRGVGRRLMGHIETLAANEGYEYMETGASITAHGFYQRLGYLDVRTSETEFGFNYILRKTLRSRPTVS; encoded by the coding sequence ATGGAGATCCGGCTACTGCGATCCGAAGACAGCACTGCCGTCAGTGAAATTATTCGGCGGTGCCTGCGCGAAATTAATAGTCGTGATTATCCGGAGGAGATTATTGGACGCATGTGTGAATATTTCTCCCCTGAGCGGATAATGCAGCTCGCCGAGGCGAGGCAAATGTTCGTCGCCGTGGACGACGGGACCGTAGTGGGCACCGTCTCCCGGGACGGCAACAAGGTATTCACCATGTTCGTCCAGCCTCAAGGGATCAGCCGCGGCGTGGGACGACGCCTCATGGGGCACATCGAGACGCTGGCCGCGAACGAGGGATACGAGTACATGGAGACCGGCGCCAGCATAACCGCGCACGGTTTCTATCAACGACTGGGTTACCTCGATGTGCGCACCAGCGAAACCGAATTCGGATTCAACTACATTCTGCGAAAAACGTTGCGCTCTCGCCCCACCGTGTCGTAG
- a CDS encoding TetR/AcrR family transcriptional regulator has translation MTEPERLRADAARNRAAILRATEELLARHHPQQISMEQVAAAAGVGKGTVFHRFGSRHGLMRALIQERAQDLEVAISTGPPPLGVGAPPRERLLAFLTAAVDLVARNKGLLAALGPEAPVTAAPDRQPREAHPVYRRWHGHLSDLVQQQRPDLDTDMLAHVLLATLHSEPILNALERGDGSRLDHTLRDVVTALMPDEDMRTGRF, from the coding sequence ATGACCGAGCCCGAACGACTCCGCGCCGACGCGGCCCGCAACCGTGCGGCCATCCTGCGCGCCACCGAGGAGCTGCTGGCCCGGCACCACCCGCAGCAGATCTCCATGGAACAGGTGGCGGCGGCGGCCGGCGTCGGCAAAGGCACCGTCTTCCACCGCTTCGGCAGCCGGCACGGGCTGATGCGCGCGCTCATCCAGGAACGCGCGCAGGACCTGGAGGTCGCGATCAGCACCGGCCCGCCGCCACTGGGCGTGGGCGCCCCGCCGCGCGAACGGTTGCTGGCCTTCCTCACCGCCGCGGTCGACCTGGTCGCCCGCAACAAGGGCCTGCTCGCCGCCCTCGGCCCCGAGGCGCCGGTCACCGCCGCACCGGACCGGCAACCACGGGAGGCGCACCCGGTCTACCGGCGCTGGCACGGCCACCTCAGCGACCTCGTCCAGCAGCAGCGGCCGGACCTGGACACCGACATGCTCGCCCACGTCCTGCTCGCCACCCTGCACAGCGAGCCGATCCTGAACGCCTTGGAACGCGGCGACGGCAGCCGCCTCGACCACACCCTGCGCGACGTGGTGACCGCACTCATGCCCGACGAGGACATGCGGACTGGGCGGTTCTGA
- a CDS encoding quinone oxidoreductase family protein has product MRRVRYYQYGGPEVLTVEDVDPPAPQAGQVLLRVEAVGVNFVDTRFRRGPGSGSIFERPLPGRPTGDVVGTITRVGPGGDARLIGRRVAALAEDAYADYAVAEAQWLAPVPENLGAGDASMLAMSAPVALRVLRSAPLRPGDTVLIHAAAGGVGHLAVQLAKLLGAGTVIGTARSARRLDFVRSVGADVAIDYSEPDWPDRVRAAAPGGVDVVLDAVGGPVLQASLDLLAPFGRAVVYGAATGKLEHVPVVSLFALRSVTGFNLTAWRRANPDEARREMDELTDLFAAGRLRATVHAGLPLTEAATAHQLIESRSHTGRVLLLPGGLGPGAA; this is encoded by the coding sequence GTGCGACGCGTCCGGTACTACCAGTACGGCGGGCCGGAAGTGCTGACCGTCGAGGATGTCGACCCGCCGGCCCCGCAAGCCGGGCAGGTTCTGCTGCGGGTCGAGGCGGTCGGCGTCAACTTCGTCGACACCCGGTTCCGTCGCGGGCCGGGCAGCGGCAGCATCTTCGAGCGTCCGCTGCCCGGCCGCCCGACCGGTGACGTCGTCGGCACGATCACCCGGGTGGGTCCCGGGGGCGACGCGCGGCTGATCGGCCGGCGGGTCGCCGCGCTGGCCGAGGACGCGTACGCGGACTATGCCGTCGCCGAAGCCCAGTGGCTGGCCCCGGTCCCGGAGAACCTCGGCGCCGGGGACGCCAGCATGCTCGCGATGAGCGCCCCGGTGGCCCTGCGGGTCCTCCGGTCCGCGCCGCTCAGGCCCGGCGACACCGTGCTGATCCATGCCGCTGCCGGCGGGGTCGGTCACCTGGCCGTCCAGCTCGCCAAACTGCTCGGCGCGGGCACCGTCATCGGCACCGCCCGATCAGCGCGCCGGCTCGACTTCGTCCGCTCCGTCGGTGCCGACGTGGCCATCGACTACAGCGAACCGGACTGGCCCGACCGGGTCCGTGCCGCCGCCCCGGGCGGTGTCGACGTCGTCCTCGACGCGGTCGGCGGCCCTGTCCTGCAGGCCAGTCTGGACCTTCTCGCGCCGTTCGGCCGGGCCGTCGTCTACGGCGCCGCGACCGGGAAGCTGGAACACGTCCCGGTCGTCTCGCTCTTCGCGCTGCGCTCGGTCACCGGCTTCAACCTGACCGCCTGGCGCCGGGCGAACCCGGACGAGGCACGCCGCGAGATGGACGAGCTCACCGACCTGTTCGCGGCGGGCCGGTTGCGCGCCACCGTCCACGCCGGCCTGCCACTGACCGAGGCCGCGACCGCCCACCAACTCATCGAGAGCCGCTCCCACACCGGCCGCGTCCTGCTGCTCCCCGGGGGCCTCGGCCCAGGAGCCGCCTGA
- a CDS encoding tetratricopeptide repeat protein gives MARAVGVDHPAVLAASINLALDLRALGRGQEADRLQSDTLSRMRRILGETHPATLNALRSLRAEGDVDLLLL, from the coding sequence GTGGCGCGCGCGGTCGGCGTCGATCATCCTGCTGTTCTGGCCGCCAGCATCAACCTGGCGCTCGACCTGCGCGCGCTCGGACGGGGGCAGGAGGCCGACCGGCTACAAAGCGACACCCTGTCCCGAATGCGCCGGATCCTCGGGGAGACGCATCCGGCCACGCTCAACGCCCTCCGTTCTCTGCGGGCCGAAGGTGATGTCGATCTGCTGCTGCTCTGA
- a CDS encoding cold shock domain-containing protein — MAVIGTVREWNEDEGWGVLDSPQTPGGCWAHFSHAAVAGYAAFTAGQAVLLEWEEPGQDGWPYRAVRFWPHGEQPVDRYADTAGGTGGAYHSTLTLTFDEPDPDRRS; from the coding sequence ATGGCCGTCATCGGGACTGTTCGTGAATGGAACGAGGATGAGGGCTGGGGTGTCCTCGATTCCCCGCAGACGCCGGGCGGGTGCTGGGCGCATTTCTCGCACGCCGCGGTCGCCGGTTACGCCGCTTTCACCGCCGGCCAGGCCGTGCTGCTCGAATGGGAGGAGCCCGGCCAGGACGGCTGGCCGTACCGAGCCGTCCGCTTCTGGCCGCACGGCGAGCAGCCGGTCGACCGCTACGCCGACACCGCGGGCGGAACCGGCGGCGCCTACCACAGCACCCTCACGCTGACCTTCGACGAGCCGGACCCCGACCGTCGGTCCTGA